In Macaca nemestrina isolate mMacNem1 chromosome 10, mMacNem.hap1, whole genome shotgun sequence, the genomic window TGATATTTATTGGTTTGGCTGAATGAAAGAATACAAGAACTATTCACACAGCCCTGTGTCACAATCAGAGCTCCTGTTAGCCTGGATATGGCCGTGGCTTCTCCTCCCAGAATACTTTCTACAAATGGCAGGTCCAGAGGGGGCTCATCTCATTAAAAATCAGCACTAGTCAGAAAGGAACCATTCCAGGACTCGCAAAAGATCTGTGCATTCAAAATtgaaaaaagtaggaaaaaaaaaaaaagactcataaaGAACACTCAACAGAAAAAGGCACaacaaaatactgaaaaacaCTATGAAgtgggaaaaagaagagaaaatacagtGAGAcagtaaaagataaaatattcatttgtgGAGTGCAGAAAAGAGGTAAAGAAAACATCAAAGCCATGCTTAGAAATGAAGGCCaaattggccaggtacagtggctcacacctataatcccagcactttgggaaaccaatgcggtggatcacaaggtcaggagttcaagatcagcccagccaacatgctgaaaccccgtctctactaaaaatacaaaaattagccaggcgtggcggtacgtgcctgtaatcccagctactcgggaggctgaggcaggagaattgcttgaacctgggaggcggaggttgcagtgagctgagatcatgccattgcactccagcctgggtgacagagcaagactctgtataaaaaaaaaaaaagaaaagaaaagaaaagaaaaaaaagaaatgaaggccaAACTGAAAGCAGCATAAGGAGGAAAGACATTGGTGAAGAGACAGTAATGGACATTTGGGGGAAATGTCCCAGAATAACTGGGAAAAGCAAACCACTATGAAAAAGAGATTAGAGCCTGTTAAAAAGAGAATCAGAAAACATAGATGTGGGAGACAAAGCAGACACAACGCAATCACAATTGGAAAAgacaatatttttatgttttgtatatatgaacacatgaaatattttatatacataaaacactcaaacacatacacacaaaacagtcatgtatttatttatataccttTCTACAATGCAGGCTCCCTCTCTACATATGCCAGCTCCCTCCACCTCTTCCTCACTCATACAAACGCACATTGacacaaacacatatgcacaGACATGTCACCCATGGCCCAggaaaggcacagaaaaataTCCAAGTAAAGATACAAGGATACACAAGGAACTGCTAATATTACTTACTCCACAGATAGGAATTGGGTAACTGGGGAATGGCCTTGAGctatattattttgttgtttagcatgttttacaaaaaaagttttaaaacatgtatcATGTATTCAATTTGTAAACATGTAAATAATTGTGCAAGTAGTACTATTCAAAATTTAAATGGGCAATCTACTACATCTACATCTAGAATGTTTAAACATAGAGAGAATCTTAATAAGCTTCTAATTCTAATACGTAATATGAAGGTTAGAGTCACATATTAAAGGAAACAATAGGGGTATGCAATTAGAAAAACCCCAAGAATGAAAAAGTACAACGAACAGTTGACCcgttttatttaacaaataaaataaagaaatgaagggagaTTTCTAAATTTCAATGATTTAAAGGATATATCACTCAAATACTACGTTTATAGAGCTTATTTCGACCCTGATTGGGACGCCAAAATATAAGAAATAGATATCAAAAACAGGACTGTTTGAAGACTAAATAgacatttgttcattttaattagTATGTAAATTTTAACATACaaaaaaagctttttgtttttttttaaaggacctaTTATTTAGATAATTAATATTGAATTATTTGTTGAAGACATAATATGACTTCTGGAATTTGCTTTCAAACAATTTAGAATGGAAGAGGAAATTGGGTTGAAGTATGAAAGAAATTAGGTGGGCCATGAGTTAATCATCATGGAAACAGGTGACAGGTATACACAGGCCCATTGCAGTGTTCTGCTTCTCTACCTGTTTAAAATTGCACCTAAAAGGTGAAACAATTATGGGGAaatggtaatttttcttttaagccaTTTGCAATACAGTGCGTGTGATCTCCAATATATCTGCTGGAAGAAAGTCAGACTGGGAAGAGGAGAACACTCGGGGCATGTTGATAAACAGCCTAGCATGCAGAACCTTTGCTAGAGACAGTGACTAACTCCAGCTTCATGAACTGAGAATGTTCTTATTGTGCTGAGATCTCGAGTCAAAGCTGGAGGCAGGAACATTTTCCCTGACTAAAGGAAGCGAAAATTGCAATCTCGGTGTTTCATAACTTTTGTAATAATGCAGGTGTGATCTCACTATTTGTAAAGCCCAGCCCTTCCCAACCTGCAAGCTCACCTTCCAGGACTGGGCCCAGCCCATGCTCTCCATATATAAGCTGCTGCTGGAGACCTATTCCTTGTCCTGCTTCTCTTCCCTCTCGCCTCCAGACTCTAACGCTCTCCACAGCCCTCTCATCTCCTGGAACCATGGCCAGCACATCCACCACCATCAGGAGCCACAGCAGCAGCCGCAGGGGCTTCAGTGCCGGCTCAGCCAGGCTCCCTGGGGTCAGCCGCTCTGGCTTCAGCAGCGTCTCCGTGTCCCGCTCCAGGGGCAGTGGTGGCCTGGGTGGCGCATGTGGAGGAGCTGGCTTTGGCAGCCGCAGCCTGTATGGCCTGGGGGGCTCCAAGAGGATCTCCATTGGAGGGGGCAGCTGTGCCATCGGTGGCGGCTATGGCAGCAGAGCCGGAGGCAGCTATGGCTTTGGTGGCGCCGGGAGTGGATTTGGTTTCGGTGGTGGAGCCGGCATTGGCTTTGGTCTGGGTGGTGGAGCCGGCCTTGCTGGTGGCTTTGGGGGCCCTGGCTTCCCTGTGTGCCCCCCTGGAGGCATCCAAGAGGTCACCGTCAACCAGAGTCTCCTGACTCCCCTCAACCTGCAAATCGACCCCGCCATCCAGCGGGTGCGGGCCGAGGAGCGCGAGCAGATTAAGACCCTCAACAACAAGTTCGCCTCCTTCATCGACAAGGTGAGCCAGGGTCATGCCCTCCACGGGGCACTTCAGGGTCCCCAGACGAGAGGAGGAACACATTCCTGCCAGGGAGAcctaggagggagggagaaggggactcAGCCCAGCTCTGCAGAGAGTGCACGTGGCTTCCGGTGCACAGCCGCACAGCCGGCAACAGGGACGGCATCACTCCCACATGGGATCTACGGATTGGTTCTCACTCCTGCCTAGGGAGAGCCACAACTTTTCACAACCCTGAAGCACAGATGAGGCTATCAGAGAGTGGAGTAGGTTAACTCTTCCCTCTAAAGTGTCTAAGAGATTACAAAGCAAATGCCAGGAGTATATGGGCTGGTAAATTACACTCTCAGGTCTGAGTAAGAGAAaatcatttagaaagaaaaggaaaagataatctGGCTGGATTAAGAATAAAAAGGATATAGAAATGGCTATAAAACCTGGAGAAAtgctaattaattttaaaaacagagaatgaTCATAACATCAGAATATTTGAGAGGAGACACCACACTAAATGGGAAAGTAGACTGGAATCTAATCATAAGGCAACATCTAATATCCCTCCTAACTGAGGTCCTATCAGTAACAAAAACTGTACAACACATCAggtaaatagtatttttaaactaGATTTGTGACTGTGctttgaaagagaaaacaaagaaatgttgAAACTCACTGATACAATTAATAGATTACAGTGTGAGAACACACACCTCAATGGTCTGTGGGACAATTTCTCTAGTGAGATTGGTGGGGTGCAAAGGAGAAGGGGTTGGGGGAGCAGAGCCCAGCCTGAGCCTCTTTACTTGCACTGTAGTAGCCCAGCACCATGGGGACCTCCTGGACCTGCCAGGAAACCAGATATCAGacactttttcttccttcctttgcctGGAAAATGACCGTCTTGCTTCCCCTCCAGGTGCGGTTCCTGGAGCAGCAGAACAAGGTTCTGGACACCAAGTGGACCCTGCTGCAGGAGCAGGGCACCAAGACCGTGAGGCAGAATCTGGAGCCGTTGTTCGAGCAGTACATCAACAACCTCAGGAGGCAGCTGGACAGCATCGTTGGGGAACGGGGCCGCCTGGACTCAGAGCTGAGAAACATGCAGGACCTAGTGGAGGACCTCAAGAACAAGTGAGGACTCAGTTTCCTGCAGCACACACTTCAAGACTATTGGGTGACCAGGGCCAGATGGGGGTGGGATTCCTAACAACCCATGTCCATGGAAATGGAAAGCACAAATTAGTCCCTAGAAGCAAACCTGCAAGAACCACAAATGGTTATGGGAGGATAGGGAGATTAAAGAAGTGACAAATTTAGGAGAAGCAAAAACCGTCCCTTAGGCGCTCTATGACAGGAAAGCTCAATTAGAATATATTCCATTTGGGAAAATGTTGGATCCCAGGCTGCTTTTCTGTTTCATCCTACCCACTGGCTCTAATATATCCCATGCCTTCCTTCCTGCAGATATGAGGATGAAATCAACAAGCGCACAGCAGCAGAGAATGAATTTGTGACTCTGAAGAAGGTGAGCAGATGAAGCCAGGGGTTCAAATTCACTTAGGACAGAAGTGGCTCTGTGTTGTCGCTCACCTGGGAGAGGAGAATCGGTAGGGGGACTAGAAGATGGGTAGATTGGGAAGCTGCGCTCAGGTAACTCCAGGTTGTTGGCTCTTTCCCCAGGACGTGGATGCTGCCTACATGAACAAGGTTGAACTGCAAGCCAAGGCAGACACTCTCACAGACGAGATCAATTTCCTGAGAACCTTGTATGAAGCAGTAAG contains:
- the LOC105474316 gene encoding keratin, type II cytoskeletal 6C, which translates into the protein MASTSTTIRSHSSSRRGFSAGSARLPGVSRSGFSSVSVSRSRGSGGLGGACGGAGFGSRSLYGLGGSKRISIGGGSCAIGGGYGSRAGGSYGFGGAGSGFGFGGGAGIGFGLGGGAGLAGGFGGPGFPVCPPGGIQEVTVNQSLLTPLNLQIDPAIQRVRAEEREQIKTLNNKFASFIDKVRFLEQQNKVLDTKWTLLQEQGTKTVRQNLEPLFEQYINNLRRQLDSIVGERGRLDSELRNMQDLVEDLKNKYEDEINKRTAAENEFVTLKKDVDAAYMNKVELQAKADTLTDEINFLRTLYEAELSQMQTHISDTSVVLSMDNNRNLDLDSIIAEVKAQYEEIAQRSRAEAESWYQSKYEELQVTAGRHGDDLRNTKQEIAEINRMIQRLRSEIDHVKKQCANLQAAIADAEQRGEMALKDAKNKLEGLEDALQKAKQDLARLLKEYQELMNVKLALDVEIATYRKLLEGEECRLNGEGVGQVNISVVQSTVSSGYGGASGVGSGLGLGGGSSYSYGSGLGVGGGFSSSSGRAIGGGLSSVGGGSSTIKYTTTSSSSRKSYKH